In Leptolyngbya sp. NIES-2104, the genomic window AGTAATCAAAATAAGCCGCAGTAAAGTCCGGCTGATAAGCAGGAATAAACGCATACGGACCATAATCAAAACTTTCGCCCGTGATCGACATATTATCGGTATTCAAAACCGCGTGACAGAATCCCGCTGCCATCCATTGCGCGACTAATTCGGCAACTTTCTCGACTAATTCTGCATAAAACAATGCGTATCGATCGCGTTCGTTCATCAAGTGCGGGTAGTAAATCTCGATCGCATGATCGAGCAGAATTGCGATTAAGTCCTTCCGATTAATTGCATCTAATCGTTCAAATGTACCGAAGCGAATATGCGATCGACTAAACCGAATCATCACCGACGATCGGGTCGGTGACGGCTCATCTCCGCGCCAAAGGGCTTCTCCAGTTTCTACCAAACTAAGACAGCGCGAAGTCCGCACCTTCAATCGATGCAACATTTCCGCCGCCAGCACTTCCCGAACGCCCCCTTTGAGCGTCAATCGCCCATCTCCACCGCGTGAATAAGGAGTCATCCCCGATCCTTTCGTGCCAAAGTCATACAATTCGCCATCATTCGCCCGAACTTGCCCATACAAAAAGCCGCGACCATCACCGAGCGCGGGATTATACGTTCCAAACTGATAACCGTGATACCGCATGGCAAGGAACGGCTCTCGTCCCTGAAATTTCCCAAACGCCTCAATAAAGTCCGCATCGGTCACATCGGGTAAACCCAACTGCGCCAAAATATCATCGTTGCGGAATCGGAGAAAATGTTGGGGAAATTGAGCGGCAGAAACGCGATCGGAGAATTCATCTCCCAATCGTTCAAACGCAGGCTCATAATTCAGGGCAAGTAGCGGATTCATGCACTTTTGTCATTGTTTCTTTTCAATCCTACCGAGATTCGAGTATTCTGAGCGACTACAATCGTTCTGAAGTGTCGCCCCAGATTGTTCGATGACTGTCAAAGCATTCCGCAGCGCAATTTTAGATTTTGTTGCTGATCCGTTTTTTGTTCCTGAGCCTGAAAGTGTGCGGTATTTTTCTGATGGCTTGCTGGTGATCGAAAACGGCAAAGTCAAAGAACTGGGAGCATACGAGCAGCTAAAAGAAAAATATGCGGGAATTGCGATCGCTCACTTCCCTGATCATTTCATTCTCCCCGGTTTCATCGATTTGCATATTCATTTTCCGCAGACCGAAATGATGGCAGCCTACGGAGAACAGTTGCTGCAATGGTTAGAGAAGTTTACTTTCCCGGTTGAGCGAAAGTTTCGAGACAAAGCTTACTGTGATCAGATTGCACCGATTTTTATTGATCAACTTTTGCGGAATGGAACCACAACCGCGCTAGTATTAGCGGCTGTATTTCCTCAATCGGTCGAAGCTTTGTTTGAAGAAAGCGATCGTAGAAAAATGCGAATCATTGCAGGCAAAGTGATGATGGATCGCAATGCTCCAAATTTCCTCAGAGATACAGCACAATCCTCTTACGAAGATAGCAAAGCACTGATCGAGAAATGGCACAAAAAAGGTCGATCGCTTTATGCCGTGACTCCACGATTTGCGCCGACTTCAACACCCGAACAATTAGCGAATGCGGGCAGACTGCTAAAAGAATTTCCCGACACTTATCTACACACGCATCTATCCGAAAACATCAATGAAGTTGCTTGGGTGAAAGAGCTATTCCCCGATCGTCAAAGTTATGTTGATGTGTATGATCACTTTGGTTTAGTGGGAGCGCGATCGATCTTTGCTCATTGTGTGCAGTTAACCGAGGCAGAATTCGATCGATTAGCAGCAGCAAAATCCACGATCGCGTTTTGTCCAACCTCTAATACTTTTCTCGGTAGCGGATTGTTTAACTTAGAACGGGCTACCTCTAGCAACATCAAAGTTGGACTTGCAACTGATGTCGGAGGTGGAACAAGCTTTTCAATGTTCCAAACAGCAGGAGAAGCCTACAAGGTGGCACAACTACGACAACAAAAGCTTTCTCCATTTCAAGCGATGTTTTTAGCAACTTTAGGAGGAGCGAGAGCATTGTCTTTAGAAGATCAGCTTGGAAACTTTGATGCAGGTAAGGAAGCTGATTTTATTGTGATTAATCCGCGATCGACTCCAATTCTGTCACTGCGAAACCAGAGTGAACAACCCACAACATTGGAAGATTTAAGCGATCGATTGTTTAGTCTAATCATCATGGGGGACGATCGCGCCATTCAAGCAACATACATTTTGGGTGAACTCGCTTACGAAAAATGAGCGGATTGAACGCTAGTGATCTGAGGCTTACAGTCCTGAAGGGACTTCGCACCGTTAGCCCCAAATTCTATTCCGGGGCGGACTGACAACGGAGCGTAGAAGATCATTGAATTCGCGTTAATTGAGCTAAAGTGGTTGCAGTCAAAAATGCGATCGCGAAATTCATGAACGAGCCGCTATTTTCCATTGAAAATCTGTCAGTTGCGTATCGATTTGGACAGTCGAAAGTCGTCAAAAATGTGTCGTTTACCTTACAACCCGGAGAACGCCTTGGGTTAGTCGGTGAATCAGGCTGCGGGAAGTCTACGCTTGGACGAGCAGCGATGCGGCTGTTGTCGGATGCTGCACAGATCGAAGGACAAGTGAAGTTTGAAGGAAAATCAGTGTTCGATTTATCTCCAGCGGAACTTCAAAAATTTCGCGGTGAAGCTGTTGCACTGATTTTTCAAGATCCGATGACGCGACTCGATCCTTTAATGACGATCGGTGATCATTGTTTAGAAACCCTAAAAGCGCACGAACCCAATTTATCCAACAAAGCCGCAAAAGAGAGAGCGATCGACACATTAAAAGCGGTCAACATTCCAGAAAATCGCTGGTCACAATATCCGCATGAATTTAGCGGCGGAATGCGGCAACGAGTCGCGATCGCGCTTGCACTTTTACTCAATCCAAAACTCATCGTCGCGGATGAACCCACAACCAGTCTAGATGTCACAGTTTCGGCTCAAATTCTCAAAGAACTGACGCGCCTATGTAGTGAGCGAAATATGGCGCTAATCGTGATTTCGCATGACTTAGCGATGATTGCGGAATACTGCGATCGTATTGCTGTCATGTATGACGGTGAAATTGTCGAAGCGGGTTCAACCGAATCTGTTTTTCGTACTCCTCAACATTCTTATACAAAAACATTAATTAATTCAGCGTTGCATCTACAAAAAGATTCCGATTCGATTCTGATGAATGATCATCCTAGTGTTGCACCGATTCTCAAATTATCGGAACTCAAACAGCACTATACGATCGAATCTAATTTTATCTCGAAGCTATTTGATAAGAACGATCGAACAATTCGCGCTGTCGATGGCATTGATCTTGAACTCTATCCCGGTGAAACTCTAGGATTAGTCGGTGAGTCAGGCTGTGGAAAAAGCACTTTATCGCGAACCATTCTGCAACTCCTTCGACCCACGGGCGGCAAAGTTGAATTCTTAGGGCAAAACCTCGCCCAACTCAATCGCGAACAATTACAACAGCAGCGGCGACAGATTCAGATGATTTTTCAAGATCCTCACGCCTGTCTCAATCCGCGAATGACGATCGGAGAAAGTATTGCCGATCCGCTACTAATTCATCAGCTTGCAACTCCCGAAAAAGCAAAGCAAGAAGTCGAATACGTTCTAGAACGAGTCGGACTGACACCCGTTGAATCGTTTTACGATCGCTATCCCGGTGAACTATCCGGCGGACAACAGCAACGAGTCGCGATCGCTCGTGCGTTGATTACTCGCCCGAAATTAGTCATCTGCGATGAACCTGTGAGTATGTTAGATGCCACGGTACAAACTCAAGTACTGCAACTGATGCAAGATTTAAAACAAGAGTTTGATCTAACCTATCTATTCATCACTCATGATCTGTGGGTAGCGCGATATTTCTGCGATCGCATTGCTGTGATGAACGGTGGCAAAATCGTTGAACTCGGCGAAACTCAGTCACTCTTCAAACATCCGCAGCATCCTTACACGCAATCCTTATTAGGAGCCGCACCGTTATTAAATAAAATGACCGGATGAATTCGCAAAATCGAAGCTAGAATCGCTCTTAGTGCGTGAAGTGTTTTATGACGAAAACGGATTCAACCAAGTCAGAAACCCCAAAGACCGTCCCGCTCGAACAGAATGTCGGCAATTGGCTGGTTCGCAGCATGATTCTGTTTGCGATCGTGCTGATTATCGGTCACATGCAAGGAAAGCGCCCTTCGTTCTTCAATTTCGACAGTGCAGACCGGGGAGCCGATGCACCGCTAGTCATGCGCGGCGGCGATCCATACATTCGTGCTCTGATGCGAACGATTTCAGCGAGTGAATCGAACGTGCGGAATCCTTATAGTGTGATGTATGGCGGTTCGCGGGCTGAGGATTTGAGCCAGCATCCCGATCGCTGTATTACGATCGTCAATGGTCCGAACATGGGAGACTGTACGACTGCCGCAGGTCGATATCAGTTCATCACGACCACTTGGCAAGAAAAAGCGAAACGCTATCATCCTGAACCCAGCGGCTTTTTTATGTGGCGCAATTATAGCTTTGAGCCGCAGTACCAGGATGAAGTGGTTTATCGCTGGTTGAGTGATTCTCAAGCTTGGGGAGCAGATATTCGGAAACTGTTGAAAGAAGGCAAAATCAACACTGTTTTGAAGATGCTGTCTCCAACCTGGACAAGCTTGGGATATGGCATCGAAACGAATTCGATGAGCGATGACTTACCGAGAATTTATCGGAAGATTTTGCAACAAGAACTACAGCGAAACTGAGAAAACGAGTAGCAGACTCCGCTTCCTGCTGCACATTAAGGGCGGATATACACAAGTCTGAATCGCTTCGTTTTAACGCCAGTTCGACAGGTCTTTTCGCTGCGATTCCGACTCGCCCCGGAATGGAATTCCGGGGCGGGTGAACAACGGAGCGAAAAAATTATCGAATTCACGTTGTTTTAGGGAGCGAAGAATTTCGGCAATGACTGATCGATCGATGGGTGGGTACACAGTAGCAATGATCCGAATCCAGAAGAGTTGATCCGATCTAAGGTGCTTAACTGAACAAACGCGGTTGAGTGCGATCGCTCATAGCGGCTGTCTCTGACACGATCGCTTTTTTTCGCTCTGAGCAGCGATCGCATCGCTTGCAGCAGTTGCTCTAAATCAACAGGTTTATAAAAACACATCTGAAACCCGACCTCGATCGCTTGAGTCTGGTAGCACTCCCCATACATGGCTGTCATCGCAATTGCAGGAAGCTGATTCCATTGAGGATATAAACAACTGCGAAGCTGCTTCATCAAGGTGAATCCGTCCATTTCTGGCATTGCCAAATCGCACAAAATAATATCCGGACAGCATCGCTCTAGCAGCTTGAGAGCAGCGATCGCAGAATCAACCGCAACCACGATCGCTCCCTCGATTTCAAGTGCTGTGATCAACAGGTCGCGAGTATCTTCATTGTCATCGACTACGAGAACATAACAATCCTCTAGCTCAGCTATCATTTTTTTATCCTCTTTTAACACAGTATTCAGACCCAGAAACTGTGAAAATAACCGTTCTAATCAACTGGTTTCAATGTGGAGAAGCAACAAACTCTACTCGAAACAATACAAGACTAAGGCAAGAAATCAAACAGTTCTTGACAAACAGTTGTATATAGATACATTCTTCAACTTCTGTGAGAGCAACTACTTCAGTGCATCGCTCGTTTGAATATGGGCGATCGTTGCAACGACCTCAGTTGGATCAACGGGTTTTGCTAGATATGCCTGATAGCCCGCTGCAATGGCTCGATCGTGATCAGGCTGTTGAGCAAAGGCAGTCAGCGCGATTGCTGGAGTCTGAGCGCCCTGCTGAATCGGCAACGATCGTACGTGTTGAATGAAGTCATAGCCGTTCATCTCTGGCATGCCAATATCACTCACAATCACATCTGGTGGAGATTGAGCGATCACTTGCAAGGCTTCGATCGCAGAAGTGAACGTCAGCACAGTTGCCCCTTCCTGGCTCAGAATAAAATGCAGTAAATTCAAGTTGTCTGGCTCGTCATCCACTAGCACAATCCGAACTTCTACTAAAGTGCCTGGGGAATCGGGCGGATCGCAAGCTAAAGCATCATCACCGAGAGATGCGTGATTACTGTAATCAAAATGATGAGCGTCGATCGCGGATTGGGTTTGCTCAGGTTGGTTCGATGTGGCGTTGAACTTCGGCAGTGACACGGTAAATGTGGCTCCTTGTCCTAAGCCAGCACTTTCTGCAACGATTGTTCCGCCATGTAATTCGACCAAGTGGCGCACGATCGCAAGCCCTAATCCAAGTCCTCCATAACGGCGGGTTGAACTGCCGTCTGCTTGTCGGAAATGCTCAAAGACATGCGGCAGAAATTCAGGAGCAATGCCAATTCCAGTGTCACTAACTTGAACTTGAACATAAGGCAGCGCGTTTCTTGTAATCAGCGACAAGCTGACTTTAATTTGTCCGCCTTCGGGCGTGAATTTGATCGCGTTCGACAACAAATTCCAAAAAACTTGTTGCAAGCGGTTTGGATCACCGATCGCGTTAAGCGGTGAACTGTGAAACGCGATCTCAATTCCCTTCGCTTGGGCGGCGAGTTGTACGGTGTCGATCGCCGATGTGAGCGTGAGTGCGAGATCGACAGGCTGCAATTCTAGCGTCAGTTTGCCTTGAACAATGCGAGATACATCTAACAAATCGTCGATCAGCGCCATTTGTTGTCGCACATTGCGATCGATGGTTTCTAATGCCTGAGCTGCTTTTGTCGGTGACAGCTTTTGCGCTTTTAACATCTGTGTCCAACCGAGAATCGGATTGAGCGGCGTTCTGAGTTCGTGAGATAGCGCTGCGAGAAATTCATCTTTCAGGCGATTGGTGCGAATGAGTTCTTCGGTTCGTGCTGCTAAAGTATCTTCTAGCTGCTTGCGATCGCTGATATCGGTATTTGTGCCAAACCAGCGCAACACTTGACCTTGCTCGTTGTGAATTGGAAATGCTCTTGAGAGAAACCAGCGATACTGTCCGTCTTGACCCCGCAATGGAAAGGTATCTTCCCAAGCCTCGCCCGTTTCGATGCACGATCGAAATTTTTCGGTGACGCGATCGACATGCTCTGGATCATGAACTTTTTGCCAGCCCAAGCCTTGCATCTCTTCGATCGTCGTGCCCGTGTAATCAAACCAGCGCTGATTGTACCAGGAGATCCAGCCAGTTTCGTCAGCGATCCAAGCAAGTTGAGCGATATTATCAGCAAGTGTGCGAAACCGGGCTTCACTCTCGCGCAACGCTTGAACCACTCTAGTTTGCT contains:
- the guaD gene encoding guanine deaminase, translated to MTVKAFRSAILDFVADPFFVPEPESVRYFSDGLLVIENGKVKELGAYEQLKEKYAGIAIAHFPDHFILPGFIDLHIHFPQTEMMAAYGEQLLQWLEKFTFPVERKFRDKAYCDQIAPIFIDQLLRNGTTTALVLAAVFPQSVEALFEESDRRKMRIIAGKVMMDRNAPNFLRDTAQSSYEDSKALIEKWHKKGRSLYAVTPRFAPTSTPEQLANAGRLLKEFPDTYLHTHLSENINEVAWVKELFPDRQSYVDVYDHFGLVGARSIFAHCVQLTEAEFDRLAAAKSTIAFCPTSNTFLGSGLFNLERATSSNIKVGLATDVGGGTSFSMFQTAGEAYKVAQLRQQKLSPFQAMFLATLGGARALSLEDQLGNFDAGKEADFIVINPRSTPILSLRNQSEQPTTLEDLSDRLFSLIIMGDDRAIQATYILGELAYEK
- a CDS encoding YdiU family protein → MNPLLALNYEPAFERLGDEFSDRVSAAQFPQHFLRFRNDDILAQLGLPDVTDADFIEAFGKFQGREPFLAMRYHGYQFGTYNPALGDGRGFLYGQVRANDGELYDFGTKGSGMTPYSRGGDGRLTLKGGVREVLAAEMLHRLKVRTSRCLSLVETGEALWRGDEPSPTRSSVMIRFSRSHIRFGTFERLDAINRKDLIAILLDHAIEIYYPHLMNERDRYALFYAELVEKVAELVAQWMAAGFCHAVLNTDNMSITGESFDYGPYAFIPAYQPDFTAAYFDYYGRYAYANQPGICYWNLEMLQVPLRRVIAESDLKSGLAKFESHYKKAHQQRMLYRLGFAQLENSIAKDLVYRTVEFLKTAQIDYHDFFWQITKQFDRSWSENANHIFSQHETSNTELAQSFENWRQSYCQALGTLSNVEIDQIPNRLNAYNSEVGLVRSEIEAVWNPIADDDNWQPFYDLLTRIRK
- a CDS encoding ABC transporter ATP-binding protein, translating into MVAVKNAIAKFMNEPLFSIENLSVAYRFGQSKVVKNVSFTLQPGERLGLVGESGCGKSTLGRAAMRLLSDAAQIEGQVKFEGKSVFDLSPAELQKFRGEAVALIFQDPMTRLDPLMTIGDHCLETLKAHEPNLSNKAAKERAIDTLKAVNIPENRWSQYPHEFSGGMRQRVAIALALLLNPKLIVADEPTTSLDVTVSAQILKELTRLCSERNMALIVISHDLAMIAEYCDRIAVMYDGEIVEAGSTESVFRTPQHSYTKTLINSALHLQKDSDSILMNDHPSVAPILKLSELKQHYTIESNFISKLFDKNDRTIRAVDGIDLELYPGETLGLVGESGCGKSTLSRTILQLLRPTGGKVEFLGQNLAQLNREQLQQQRRQIQMIFQDPHACLNPRMTIGESIADPLLIHQLATPEKAKQEVEYVLERVGLTPVESFYDRYPGELSGGQQQRVAIARALITRPKLVICDEPVSMLDATVQTQVLQLMQDLKQEFDLTYLFITHDLWVARYFCDRIAVMNGGKIVELGETQSLFKHPQHPYTQSLLGAAPLLNKMTG
- a CDS encoding response regulator — its product is MIAELEDCYVLVVDDNEDTRDLLITALEIEGAIVVAVDSAIAALKLLERCCPDIILCDLAMPEMDGFTLMKQLRSCLYPQWNQLPAIAMTAMYGECYQTQAIEVGFQMCFYKPVDLEQLLQAMRSLLRAKKSDRVRDSRYERSHSTAFVQLSTLDRINSSGFGSLLLCTHPSIDQSLPKFFAP
- a CDS encoding glycoside hydrolase family protein, with product MTKTDSTKSETPKTVPLEQNVGNWLVRSMILFAIVLIIGHMQGKRPSFFNFDSADRGADAPLVMRGGDPYIRALMRTISASESNVRNPYSVMYGGSRAEDLSQHPDRCITIVNGPNMGDCTTAAGRYQFITTTWQEKAKRYHPEPSGFFMWRNYSFEPQYQDEVVYRWLSDSQAWGADIRKLLKEGKINTVLKMLSPTWTSLGYGIETNSMSDDLPRIYRKILQQELQRN